The genome window GCGCCTTGCCGCCGGCAGAATGCGGAATGCCTGCGCGGGCCTCGAGCCGGTGCGCAAGCCCACAAGATCCAGGAGACGCCATGTACCCCAGGAATGTTTTTGCCCGAACGGCCGGCGCGACCGTGCTTGCGCTGGCCGCGGCAGGCGCGTGTGCCCAGGGCCAGCCCTATCCTTCCAAGCCGATCACCATCGTCGTGGCCTTCGGCCCAGGAGGCGCCGGCGATCTCGTCACGCGCAAGGTCGCGCAGGCCATGTCGGCGCGCATAGGGCAGCCGGTGGTGGTCGAGAACAAGCCTGGCGCCGGCGCGGCGGCCGCGGCCGTGGCGGTGGCCCAGGCCCGTCCCGATGGCTATACGGCGCTGTTGACCGGCAACGGCACGGCCATCAGCTCCGTGCTGTTCAAGAGCCTGCCGTACAGCCTGTCGCGCGACTTCCGGCACGTCTCGTCCGTTGCCTCGTTCGACCTGGCTCTGATCACCGATGGCCATTCGCGCTTCAAGTCGGTGGCCGACGTCATCGCCTACGCCAAGGCGAATCCGGGCAAGCTCAACATCGGGACCTCGCGCATCGGCAGTACGCAGCATCTGGCGGCCGAGCTGTTCAAGTCCATGGCCGGCATCGACGCCGTCAGCATTCCCTACAAGACCACGGGCGACATGATCGCGGCCGTGCGCGCGGGCGACGTGCAGGTGGCGTTCGAAGTGCTGTCGCCCATCCTGGGCCAGTTGTCGGCCGGCAGCGTCAAGGCCATAGGCGTGACGTCCGCCCGGCGCTTCCCGGGGCTGCCGGACGTGCCTACGGTGGCGGAGGGGGGCGTGCCCGGTTTCGATGCGTCGTCCTGGGCCGGCATCAGCGTGCCGGCGGCCACGCCCACGCCGGTGGTCGAGCGCCTGGCGCGCGAGATCCGCGCGGCGGTGGAGTCGCCCGAAGTCCAGTCCTCGCTGCAAGCCATGGGCTATGTGGCCAGTGCCAGCACGCCGGCCGAGATGACCGCGCGCATCGAGCGCGATGCCGCGAAGTGGAAGGCGGTGATCGAGACCGCCGAGATCCCGCTGCAATAGACCGAGACCCCGATTCCCATACGCCATCCAGGACAGGCACCGCATGAAGCGCAGAGTCGTAGACATCCACCCGCACGTCATCAGCACCGATACCCGCGCCTACCCGCGCGATCCGCTGTGGGGCCGGCCATCGGCGTGGTCGCAGGAGCGGCCCGCCAGCACGGAACAATTGCTGCAGGCCATGGACGAGGCGGGCGTGGCCAAGGCCGCCATCGTGCAGGCCTCGACCTGCTACGGCTACGACAACAGTTATGCGGCCGATGCGGTGGCGGCGCATCCCGATCGTTTCACCGGTGTCTTCTCCGTGGACATGCTGGCGCCCGATGCGCCCGCGCGCATGCGGCACTGGGTGGACCGGGGGTTGACGGGACTGCGCCTGTTCACCGCGGGCAGCACCGTGGAGGGGCAGGTTCCCGGCCTGGACGATCCGCGCAGCTTTGGCGCGTGGGATTGCGCCGCCGATCTGGACCTGCCGGTGTGCGTGCAGATGCGCATCGCCGGCGTGCCGCAGCTACGCGTGCTGCTGGCGCGCTATCCGCGCGTGCCCATCGTGCTCGACCATTTCTTCGCGCTGCCGCTGGACGAAGGGCCGCCGTACGCGTCGGCGCAGGAGCTGTTCCGCCTGGCCGCGCATCCGAACATCCATCTGAAGCTGACCCCGGTCATC of Pigmentiphaga sp. H8 contains these proteins:
- a CDS encoding tripartite tricarboxylate transporter substrate binding protein, translated to MYPRNVFARTAGATVLALAAAGACAQGQPYPSKPITIVVAFGPGGAGDLVTRKVAQAMSARIGQPVVVENKPGAGAAAAAVAVAQARPDGYTALLTGNGTAISSVLFKSLPYSLSRDFRHVSSVASFDLALITDGHSRFKSVADVIAYAKANPGKLNIGTSRIGSTQHLAAELFKSMAGIDAVSIPYKTTGDMIAAVRAGDVQVAFEVLSPILGQLSAGSVKAIGVTSARRFPGLPDVPTVAEGGVPGFDASSWAGISVPAATPTPVVERLAREIRAAVESPEVQSSLQAMGYVASASTPAEMTARIERDAAKWKAVIETAEIPLQ
- a CDS encoding amidohydrolase, which encodes MKRRVVDIHPHVISTDTRAYPRDPLWGRPSAWSQERPASTEQLLQAMDEAGVAKAAIVQASTCYGYDNSYAADAVAAHPDRFTGVFSVDMLAPDAPARMRHWVDRGLTGLRLFTAGSTVEGQVPGLDDPRSFGAWDCAADLDLPVCVQMRIAGVPQLRVLLARYPRVPIVLDHFFALPLDEGPPYASAQELFRLAAHPNIHLKLTPVILAKAYLGQASPQSFFGRALAEFGASRIAWGSNFPATAGSLKTLLDEAQQALAWAGDDDLNWIFHRTAERLYPALRADAGPATTHDDRSKEST